The DNA sequence TGCAACACATAAAGttgcaacataatttttagaaacagaaaatgcgaACCGCTAAATTCGTTTACGtgcaatataattgtaaacaaACCCACCCTTCCAATGTgcatatgcaaaattaaaataaaaacattgtttaatttctcggGGCCCACGTACTATTTATACGGCATTTGCTGCCTAAAGACTTCAATTTCTCGAGGCccacaaaattattcatacggCATTTGCCGCCCAAAAACATGGCGCCGGGTCATGTGACCAGAAATATTTGGCTGAAAAAGATCAAAGGTACCGACGCTCACTGTCCCTACTGTCTCTTAGTATACTGTGGTGACGTGAGCGTTTACGTCTGTCGTAGACGTAGACGTGAACTAAAGCAGAGAAAAGACGTAGTacgtgtataaattatataatttatatacgtattacGTCTTTTCTCTGCTTTAGTTCACGTCTATTTCTACGACAGACGTAAACGCTCACGTCACCTTCTCTGCCATCACTCTAAGTCAGCTAATTGTTCTTAGTGTTCTCACTGTTCTCAGTCGCTGTACTACTGAACTGGTGGCACTAGTGCAGTAAGTGTTGTACGTTGTCACAATTAACCAATCATAACATTTcaaacaaaaaagtaaaacggtGAGTGGTTATCGCTTGCAGCACGTAAGTGACATTTGtcgtgattaattataataatagaagTAATATTTTGAGTTTATTTgttgtaaaattgtaatttgttaaaaaattataactatttattaacgaaaaattgTGGGTGATTTCACtaagctataaaaaaaaatattttaataatatcgcatTTATGTCGCATTTATAACGTTAATGCGGACTAGTAAAatgttttgcaaatttacggtttgaataaaacgtttaaattacgtagaataaaaaatgtcttagAAACATAGCAAATGCTGACATTGAAACAACGTTTATAAAGTTGCAAAGAAAATGTTTCATATAAAACGTTACTTGAAAGttacaaaactttttatttgtgACGTTTCgaattgtgaaataaatatgaaaaagaaacgtttctGTAACATTCTACGCACTGAtacaaataaaacgttaatttgtAACGTTTATGAAACCGTTTATTACCGTTACATGGAAACGTTTCAATTTTGCTAAATTAAGGTCAAAATGTGACGTTACTATAAGGTTACATGTTTAGCGGGTACTAATCAAACGCACTAATTAAAAGCAGGAAGATATATATCTAGAAAACCGTTGTCTTCTAGATTTGCAGATGAATATGAAACAGATGGACTGTTTTGTGATACATTTACAGATGGCGAAAATAAAGTACATGGAACTTGAACTAAACTGtttcttgaataatttaatgttggTAAAGAAGATGAGAGATTTGTCCATGTAAAGTTAGATTTTGATCCGAAACAAAAGTAACATTGTTATACATGTGTAAATTGTAGGGAAACGAATTTATTTGAACGCGAGATATGTActgtttatattattattcctACGGATCGTTGACCTATACGATCGGTACATCGCCTTTGAGGGCCGGTATAAATACAGGCGTCCTCGAGAAAAGAGAGTCTTCGTCGAAATGTTGTTTATAAGAAGTCGAACGAAAAAACACTAACGCAGTAAAAGTATTGTAGCACATCGGTgcatatttctaaaataaagtATCAAATACTTCCGCCAGTGAATCccacatttttaattaattaatttgtaacattATACTACAAAATTATATGATGCAAGCagaacaattaataaaacatttagtACTTTATATTATCTTACTGTCGGGAAGcgaattaaaactttaaaaattaaataaaattttaacttaaactgtaaaataaattgattgtaaaaaagcaaacttaatttataaagataataGAAACATAAACACAACGAATACACAACAAGCCGATGAGTCAGCTGTGGTGTATTAAAAAACTGTTAACCTACCCGCAATAAACAAAAAGTAACTGCTCTTCGGTAACGTCTCATCCGAAGagacaaaggaaaaaattTGAACTCGTGACGTAACGATGACGTCACTTAGGAAGAACAAAGCGAGCGACTGTTCGGGGGGGCAATTATAAAACGACGCGGCCGTTCCGCGAGAGATAGatttgctttaaaaatttcGACCAAGTTTTTGTAAAGCCTTAGGGCTCCGCGACTTTAACACTTCACGACAGATTCGGCCTCCGGACGGCGAGTTCAGCGGCGGGCTGACCAGAGGCATTCCGACGTGCGCATCTCTCATCTGTGAGAGGCTAAATCGAATTATAAGGcatcattataatttattctgaGGCTTCAATTTTTTCGCACCCATCACTTTCCTGCGAAGCGACGGACGTCGCATTTATTGAACCACGAGCCCAGACACTTACTGTCTGGGTATAATTATATCTCTTAAAAATTGTACATCCTTATATAGAGGCCAATCACTTATGTACGTTATTTCATCTGCACCAGCACCAGATCGATgagcactttttttttctttttttagttctCAGCCAAATTTTTGACgcagtttataaaattttttttcagcaacTTGACCTATGACATATCAATACAGTTAAAATACTAAATAATAGtaactaataataatagtaaaaaataatagtaataagtattcataaaatatgtaaCTCACAATAgactttctttttaacttttatagtTTTTGTATTACAATTTACCTGTTAATTCACAACTTAGAGCATTTCCAATTTCCGCCTAGCATAAACTTTTCATTTCTGCATCATTATATAAACTACATCGTTTTTTCCACAATATTTCGTTAActtttactaatttaattaactctcTATGTAATGATGTGGATAGTTCTGTCTCTTCCAATTCAGCAATGTTCGGGGTTATGTTCTTTTGATTATCCATTATCCCGGAATAGTTGAGCGGTGGCTGAATATTTGAGTGAATGTCTTTTGATAAATTGTATTTCACTAATTGCAAATCTTTCACCGATTTCTCCACGACTTTTCTCTACCATATAAACATGTgccatttttttgtttttgttcgACGATCACGCATGTGAATTTTGATTGGTCGACACTTACGGGTAAATGTATAGAAAACGGGCCTACTCTCCGATCTTCTTGAAATTTTGTTTACGCGTAGATTTCGACCtataaaaaacaaatctgtttgttaaaattgttGCAaagcataaataataaagttatacatttttttaaattaaggcTTACTAGATTAGGTAATATGTCACACCACGAATGTCTTCGCATACTTTGCATAACcccctttcctttttcctgcTTTAACTTTTTCCTCTTCCTGCCCAAAACCCTTTTTCCTGCTTTAAAAAGCCCCTTTCATGCCAGGCAACAAAATTTGAACTTGCGTCAACAttatcagttttattttttcctgctttattttgtttattttttaattttaacaacatGATACTTTTTTGTTATATCTCGACAACGCTCTGTGTCAGGGATTTGGGTTATCGAGTACGCTTTGGACACTGGttttactataaaactttGTATTTAACGTTAACTGATATTTTAGGAAAAATGTGATGCTTGTACATTTACACAAGAGTAAGTCTTTTAGGCACCGTGTAGCGAACAATGAAGAAGAACCGAAAGTATATAAGCACAAgaacggaaaataaaaataaactacaCTAGTGGCGCTATAAGCGTGCTTTCTTAGTAACTAATCTAGGGAtcttttcgatattttctTTAGATTTCTCACACTCCCTCTATCGATAAGATCtctattaacaaatattagaACTCAAATTTAACATCTGTATACATTTTTCGTGCTTGCATTTAGTTAATGACTTGGTGAGTATGTCGGCAAGCATCGAATCAGTTTGTAGATAATGAATTACAATTTCCTTCTTATCAACTAACTCGCGTGTAAAATGAAAACTTATGTCGATATGCTTACTTCGCTTATGAAATACAGCGTTTTTTGATAACTCAATTGCACTTTGATTATCGCAGAATACATTAATCGGAGatgttacatatttttcaaaacCCATATGAATTAACAATCGTTTAAGATAAACTACCTCACGTGAAACTTCTGACAACGCCGCGTACTCTGCTTCCATGGTTGATAAAGCCACCGACGCTTGTTTTCTTGATTTCCAACTAATTGGACCCATAGCTAACATTAAGACATTTCCTGAACACGACTTGCGATCGTCGATGTCTCCTGCCCAATCTGAATCAGAGTATGCCTTTAGATGTTCTTCATCTTTAGTGTATGAGATTCTATAGTGGGACGTTGCTTTTAAATATCGTAGTACTCGTTTTGCGATGAGCCAGTGATCTCTTCCTGGATCTGTACAGAATCGACTTAACGTAGCAGCTGCGAATGATATATCCGGGCGTGTAGCATTTGCTAAGTATATTAGCCCTCCAATTAGCTCCCTATAAGGTCGATTTTTCATTTCTTGTCTTTCCTCCTCTGTTGATGGACTTGCTTCCTTAGTAATCTTCAAATTCGGTTCGATTGGTGTGGATGCCTCTTTAGCCTGCTTCATATCGcatttttcgattaaatcttCAATATATTTCTTCTGCGAAAGGTATATTCTTCCGGTTGTACCTTCGCGTTGCACACTTATTCCAAGaacgttatttatttgacCAAGATCCACCATCTTGAACATAGCTTTCATCTTTGATTTGACTCCTTTTAGTTTATCCATCCTTTTTGAAGCTAAAATTAAGTCGTCTAcataaacaataataataactcgTTTTTCATTTTCGCCGATTACATAGACGCACGGATCTGCCTGTGTACGCTTACCGCCAATTTTTGTAATGTAATTGTCTAGTTTTTTATACCATTCTCGACCTGACTGTTTTAGTCCATATAATGATTTGAGCAACTTACAAACTTTTTCTTCATGTCCATGTTTAACAAACATCTCGGGCTGTTCCATGTATATTTCATCGTTCAGTTCTCCTTGCACATACGCAGAGATCACATCCATTTGATGCACATACATCTCTTCATTCACAGAAGCGGCGAGTAGTGTGCGAATTGTTTCATATCTCGCTACAGGAGCGAAGACTTCTTCATAGTCAACTCCCCATTCCTGGGTGTTTCCTCTAGCCACTAATCGCGCTTTGTATTTCTTGATCTCGCTATCTTGAACAACTTTGGTTTTAAATACCCATCGATTGGTCAGTATCTTCTTATCGGCTGGTCTTGGTACAAGGGtccatgttttattttcttgcaaGGTATTATACTCTTTCTTCATTGCTGCTAGTCATGCCTCTTTGTCATCCCTCTCTAACATTCGTGAAATGGATTTTGGATCTGAATGCCAAACGTTATTGCATTGATAAACCTTTCGTGGTCTTCCCGGTCTACCTGTTTTAATAATCTTGGGACGACCTGGTCCTCGACGTGGCTCATTTTCTTCTGATTCCGCtgtttgaaaatctgattcaTCCTCCAAATTTTCTTCGTTACTTTCTTCAGAATCTTCTCTAACTTTATTCTCAACATCTTCATTATGCACTTCCTCGTCAgacatttcaataaaaatattgggCGTAGTAAATACTTTTCCTGTCGAGGATTCTGGTGGGGAGGATTCGattctttcaaaaaattttacatctcGTGCTTTGATGACGGTCTTTGTTCCCGGCTTCCACAATCGATACGCCTTTGACTCTTCGGAATAACCCACAAGCAAATATTCATCGCCTTTTGGTTGGAacttttttcctctttgaTTCTTGTTTAATGCAATGGTTTTACTTCCAATTGTTCTAAAGAAACCTACGTACGGCTTTCGTTGTGTCCATGCTTCAAACGGGGTAATACTATCAAGACACTTTGTTGCACATCTATTTCTCAAGTACGCCGCTGTGTTTACTGCTTCGGCCCATAAAGAATTTGGTAGACCTGCTTGCAGCATTATGCATCTGGCCATCTCTACTAGCGTGCGGTTGGCTCGTTCTGCCACACCATTTTGCTGAGGCGTGTACTCGACGCTCAGTTGGTGCCGCACTCCTTCTTCTTTGAGGAAATTGGTGAAATTGTTGGACAAATATTCCCTCGCGTTATCTGAACGGAATTTCTTAATTCGTTGGCCAGTTTGGTTTTCTGCTTTTTTCTTGTAGTTCTTAAATGCTTGAAATACATCTGCTTTATTTCGGAGCATGACAACTTCTGTATATCTGGAACAATCATCGATGAATGTAACAAAATACTTTGCACCGTCTATTGATTCAGTACTTATTGGTCCACATATGTCTGAGTGCACTAATCCTAAGATACTTGTCTCACGACTAGATGATGGTTTGAACGGTTTTAcatgtattttacattttgcgcATACTTCACAATCTATCTCATTTGTTTTCGACGCAAGATTCATACCTAGTACCATATCTTTGACTTTTATCGCTTTTAAATCCCTAATATTAAGGTGTCCGTACCTCTGATgccattttattaaatcgattttGTCTTTTTCATTAACAAACGCTGCCTGTTCCTTTCTTTCGTTAACAACATATAACTGGTCGCGTTTTGACGCTGTAAATACTACAGAACCGTTCTTTCTATTAACCGTTGCTCGATCCTTTTCAAATTTAACTGTGTACCCGTTATCGGTGATACTCGATACTGACAaaagattatttcttaattctgGAACatataatgcattttttaattttacttggtTAATTAACTGTCGATTTGATTTTGCATCTAGTTTTATATCGCCTCTACCGCCTGATTCTACAAAATGCTCAGAGGCTGTATGTACTTTTATTCGTTcatcattttttaatgtcgCAAACGCACTCTCGTTATTGCACATATGCCTGGTCGCGCCGCTATCGAGATACCAagtatttgatttattaataatttcagctTTACACGCGATTGCCGTCATCGCCTCGGTCGCATCGTTTGCTTCGCTACGTTTTGGTTTCGCTTTACAAAAACGACTCATGTGCCCGCTTTTACcgcaattaaaacattttccgcTAAATTTAACCGCGCTTGCCTTCGTATGACTGTCTTTTGGTTTTGCATTTGACCATTTTGATCGCTCGGAACGCCCTTTTGCCAATAACGCGTCATTGTTATTATGGTCTTCGCTAGTTTTCGGGACGCGGTCGCTCTGCCTAGCTTCTTCCtcaataagttttatttttagattttcaaGCGTTGGTATTTCGTCGCGTGATTCTATCGCTACACTAAAATTTTCGAACTCTACCGGTAATGAGCCTAATAACATTATCGATAACAACTCATCTGGTATTTCGATGCCCGCTTCTTCTAGCTGTTCAGCCTTCCGCGTGAAATCGGTAACATATTGCGTCATCGTAATGCTCGGCCTTTTTTCCATCCTCTGCAGCTGCTTGTACAAGGCTGCTTTCCTCACAGGACCTCGTGATTCAAATACCGCCTTGAGTCCATCCCATGCTTCCTTCGACGTTGTAGCCTTCTTAACGTGGTTGAGCTGGCTGTGCGTGATACTTAGATTTATTAGAGCCAATGCCTTTGAGTCTTTCCTTATCCAATCTTGTGCATCTGCCGTCGGTTTTATTTCCGTGCCTTCAGTGTATTTCCATAAATCGTTAAACACAAGTACGCTCTTCATTTGGATCTTCCACAGTTCGTAATTAGTCTCGGTCAGTTTATCGATGTTTGCGAGACTCGATACAGTAGCCATTTTTAGTGTCCTTCCTTGAGCACAAAATTTACTTAGCAACGTGGTGTGCGATAACTGGGCCCATAACCTGTCAGGGATTTGGGTTATCGAGTACGCTTTGGACACTGGTTTTACTATGAAACTTTGTATTTAACGTTAACTGATATTTTAGGAAAAATGTGATGCTTGTACATTTACACAAGAGTAAGTCTTTTAGGCACCGTGTAGCGAACAATGAAGAAGAACCGAAAGTATATAAGCACAAgaacggaaaataaaaataaactacaCTAGTGGCGCTATAAGCGTGCTTTCTTAGTACCTAATCTAGGGAtcttttcgatattttctTTAGATTTCTCACATTCTGTGATAACAAAATGCAGCTCTACGAATTTTTAGCTGTTACtcataataaaactaataaggAAGGTTAGGCAAcccgaaaattaaaaaaaatatgatactttGTGTGCATGTAGAGTAGTTCATTTAtaacacaaaactattttttgtttgtgttaaattttactttaaagggGTGAAACCaccttttataaataaaagggttatttgttttttcgatataactcgaaaactatttaagatatcaaaaaaagttttatacaaaagttttatagtaaaaacaactatattttactgcagtaacagaattaaataaaaaaaaatttttaacaaaattgtttataaaattgcaaaaaaaattttttttttaattttattattgcagttaaacggAGGTGTTTCTACCacaaaacttttgtataaaactttttttgatatttttaataatttccgagTTGTATGGAGGAAAGTGAAATACCtctacatatgaaaatactttatttccgtaagaattatttttgagctgcagctaaaaaatttttaatttatttgttactctaCATGCGTAAAGCTTCTTCTTATAAGAACGATTTAATCAGGTTAATACggtcaataataataataagatttccaCCAAAAAACGTtagagaatctttaaatattcaacattgtgaaactttgtgtgcaataatccatctttaatataaaatttttttgttcgtgctTCAATTCGAGTGACTGATtatgaaattgaaagtaaatgtgAACTTTACGTGATCTGTCGAATGACGAGAAATAAGGTAACTGGGGGGGTTTCTGACATCTTTAGAGCACCGACTCtagtttaatattacttacgaacggaataaattatcaaattaaaatcgaataattttaacacatgtattaaatattttttagtgaGATTCACCCTTAgttttagtttaattatttagatttttaaaataaataattattttattaatggttTTTATTGCATGAGTTTCTGACACTTATAAAGCGCTCTATTGCAGATTCTGACACTAACGAGTATGCAGTTTCTGACACTCATGCGGTACTTTCTGATACCACAATTATTCAGTTTCTGACACTTCGAAATGTCATAATCGAAAAGAATAAACTTGcccttttttataattttaacagtaataaacatttaattaattcatataattacattttattaacataatagAAACAGTAACCATAATAAAAACACAATAAGTAATAACAATTAACATAATAGGAACAGTTTTATACagttttattacataaattctctttttttatttttttagcttctcttgcctcttctttttccagtttctttcttttattcataatttctacctgctctttttttatttttcttaacgtTTTTGCTATTTCTTGTTGTTCTTTTTTAAGTTTCGCTTTTCTTAATCGTTCTGCTCTTTTCGcttccttttccttctcttctttacgttttttttctgcttttgcCTCAAAATATTGTTTCCAAGCATCGGATGTGACTACTGTTGGTagtttctctttattttttcgtttttttgtttgttcttTATTTTGTGTTGGccaaaataatacttttttgaATGGCGATGGAACATTTAAGGAAACGCTACTCTGCGATTTTGTAGGCGTTTTTGGCGGCAAATTCGGATCTGTTTTTGACAGAGAATTTGGAGGTgttttttgcgaaaaattcGGAGATGTTTTTGGCAGCAAATTTGGAGAAGGCGTTTTTTACGATGATTTTGGAGGTGTTTTTGGCGGCGAATTCGGTAGTGTTTTTAGCGGCAAATTTGGAGGAGGCGTTTTTTGCGGTGATTCCGTCTGCGTTAACTCTCCGCATGGGCTAACTTCGTAAAAAGTTATATCTGATTGTGGTTCAAAATTGGAAATAGACGCATTGTCGTCGGAAACTGCAATAAGGACTGGCAAATCTTCAACAGAAATCGGTGTTTCATTCTTatgctctttctttttttcttctctttctttttctttctcttcacAGGGTTTTATcgaattcttaatttttttccaaaaataaaatagaccTGTTTGTGTGATTTCGCCAGTCCATTCGGCCTCTTCTCCGACGTCCTTGAATGTTTGCAATACCTccttttcgatatttttctcaaaaaattttaagtgattttctttttcagttcTGTCGCTCTGAATAATTAAAGGATCTGTTGTTAAGTATTCtactgattttttaaaatatttttcataattgaTTCCGTTCGACGAAAAGAGATGGAGCCCTGTCTTTTCAAATCCgttttttagaataatatttACTTCTAGCACATCTATAGCTCTTTGCATGAGCTGTGcgaatttttctcgtttaataCGCTCGCCGTTATTTTCCATCCTCCATTGTCGCACTACTTTCGCCCATGATGTTTTTAAAGGATGAAAAAATGCAACATCTAAAGGTTGTAGTATGTGCGTTGCATTTGGATATAGAGCAATAAgctctatttctttctcactACAAAAATTGCTTAACGCCATCGTTAAATTTGAAGTGTGTCCGTCTAAAAATAACACTACAgggaatttaatattattttttattaaccatggataaaaaatattcgcaaTGTATTCGTAGAATGTTTCTCCAGTCATCCATCCACTCTCGGAGTGTCCGATGCCCCAGTCTTTTGGCATGTTTGAAGCGATGTGTCCGGGGATTCGTTTGAATGAAAAATTAACCATTGGTGGTGCGATTTTCCCGATGGCATTTCCACAGAAGAGCGTAGTTAAACATTCTTTTTCGtcattatttatgaaattatatacAGTTTTGTCGCCTTTTTTGACTAATACTTTGCTTCCTTTCGGACTCAGAAAGAATGCTGACTCATCGCAATTAAAAACACGAGAGGAATCAATATCAAGGAGCGACTTCGAGTCAAGATAAGTTCGCACCTCATTAAACCAtgctcgtattttattttctgttactGTAGC is a window from the Cardiocondyla obscurior isolate alpha-2009 linkage group LG01, Cobs3.1, whole genome shotgun sequence genome containing:
- the LOC139108395 gene encoding uncharacterized protein, encoding MEMFEAANSSQNVSKKKTKESGPQYTDAMLKEALDSIKNGMPVSTSSKLYNIPRTTLMYKNHGTLAPVIKKRGPECILGEEYERQLVHWILYMSQNGFPISRVQLLDSVQLLLKHIRKTTPFTDNRPGRQWYNAFLARNTNLTKRMSQNLTHSRATVTENKIRAWFNEVRTYLDSKSLLDIDSSRVFNCDESAFFLSPKGSKVLVKKGDKTVYNFINNDEKECLTTLFCGNAIGKIAPPMVNFSFKRIPGHIASNMPKDWGIGHSESGWMTGETFYEYIANIFYPWLIKNNIKFPVVLFLDGHTSNLTMALSNFCSEKEIELIALYPNATHILQPLDVAFFHPLKTSWAKVVRQWRMENNGERIKREKFAQLMQRAIDVLEVNIILKNGFEKTGLHLFSSNGINYEKYFKKSVEYLTTDPLIIQSDRTEKENHLKFFEKNIEKEVLQTFKDVGEEAEWTGEITQTGLFYFWKKIKNSIKPCEEKEKEREEKKKEHKNETPISVEDLPVLIAVSDDNASISNFEPQSDITFYEVSPCGELTQTESPQKTPPPNLPLKTLPNSPPKTPPKSS